The proteins below come from a single uncultured Dethiosulfovibrio sp. genomic window:
- a CDS encoding phage portal protein, translated as MSWFGKAGFALDRAIGMVAPSVALRRMSDRERMESLVASRSYDAARLDRYGSGWTPVNQRPDETDRVYRDRIRARARDLERNNGIAQSVLLALERNVIGTGLRPQAKVLDKSGYEMDDLNNQLEALWEVWAKPDNCDVTGHDSFYGLQRMMLRRMVTDGEIFTMMVSTGEYLPLQVQLVEADALATWIPGKKDVRIVSGVEVSPTWKPVGYWFYKDNIDGIPTEAVRVPAERVFPLFLKTRPQAVRGMSQFAHVMGNIKDSGEYMDAELMAARVAACFAAFVKTGSGGPAPVGRSGMIQDRSGRDKPVTRLEPGIINTLPEGADVTFANPTHPNAGASDFVTLQQRLVGAGMGQSYEAVSRDVSQTNYSSARAAALEDEAGYKVLRQLIVEKVMEPVWNSFVASCVLSGKVAIRDYFSQPEVYNRCRWVPPGRQWVDPLKEVVATTKELSAGLTTLQDVCASRGRDWREVLEQRGREMEYWKSLGLDESEGTKEKG; from the coding sequence GTGTCGTGGTTTGGTAAGGCGGGCTTCGCGCTGGACAGGGCTATCGGTATGGTGGCTCCCTCTGTGGCCCTTAGGAGGATGTCCGACAGGGAGAGGATGGAGTCTTTAGTCGCCAGTCGCAGCTACGACGCCGCTAGGCTGGACCGTTACGGCAGCGGCTGGACTCCGGTAAATCAGAGGCCGGACGAGACCGACAGGGTGTACAGAGACAGGATAAGGGCGAGGGCAAGGGACCTAGAGAGGAACAACGGCATAGCCCAAAGCGTCCTGCTTGCTCTGGAGCGTAACGTCATAGGCACAGGGCTAAGGCCTCAAGCTAAGGTTTTGGATAAGTCGGGCTACGAGATGGACGACCTTAACAACCAGCTGGAGGCTCTTTGGGAGGTGTGGGCCAAGCCGGATAACTGCGACGTTACGGGCCACGACAGTTTCTATGGCCTCCAGCGGATGATGCTTCGACGGATGGTGACCGACGGGGAGATCTTTACCATGATGGTGTCCACCGGGGAGTATCTGCCTCTACAGGTCCAGCTTGTGGAGGCCGATGCCCTGGCGACGTGGATCCCCGGCAAGAAGGACGTTCGGATAGTATCTGGCGTCGAGGTGTCGCCAACCTGGAAGCCTGTAGGGTATTGGTTTTACAAGGACAATATTGACGGTATCCCCACCGAAGCGGTGAGGGTTCCGGCGGAGAGGGTGTTCCCTCTGTTTTTGAAGACCAGGCCTCAGGCGGTCAGGGGCATGAGCCAGTTTGCCCACGTCATGGGCAACATAAAGGATTCGGGGGAGTACATGGACGCCGAGCTTATGGCGGCCAGGGTGGCGGCCTGTTTTGCCGCTTTTGTTAAGACCGGATCTGGTGGCCCTGCTCCCGTGGGACGTAGCGGAATGATCCAGGATAGGTCCGGTCGGGATAAGCCGGTGACCAGGCTGGAGCCTGGGATTATAAACACCCTGCCCGAGGGGGCGGACGTCACCTTCGCAAACCCGACCCATCCCAACGCCGGAGCGTCCGACTTCGTTACCCTCCAGCAGAGATTGGTGGGGGCAGGTATGGGCCAAAGTTACGAGGCCGTCAGCCGGGACGTGAGCCAGACAAACTACAGCTCAGCCAGGGCGGCGGCTTTGGAGGACGAGGCTGGGTATAAGGTCTTGAGGCAGCTTATCGTCGAGAAGGTTATGGAGCCGGTATGGAACTCCTTTGTGGCTTCTTGCGTCCTGTCGGGAAAGGTGGCCATAAGGGACTATTTCTCTCAGCCTGAGGTCTATAACCGCTGTCGGTGGGTTCCTCCAGGCAGACAGTGGGTCGATCCTCTAAAGGAGGTGGTGGCCACCACAAAAGAGCTTTCCGCCGGCCTGACTACGTTGCAGGATGTCTGTGCCTCCAGAGGCAGGGACTGGCGAGAGGTGTTAGAGCAAAGGGGCCGGGAGATGGAATACTGGAAGAGTCTGGGGCTGGATGAGTCGGAAGGGACGAAAGAGAAAGGATGA